GAATCGCCCCAGGCACCACGAGTTCTGTGCTGCCGAGCGGCAGGCCACAGACCGCACGCACCAACTGCTCAAACTGACTAGTGGCGTTCGCACGGTCGGCGTGGTGATAGGTGTTATGCGGACGGGGCGCCAGCTCGTTCACCAGCAGGCGCCCATCCTGCAGCACAAACAGTTCCACGGCGAGTAGCCCAACGATTCCCAAGCGCTCGGCAATCGCTTGCGCGAGCTCAGTGGCCTCGCGTTCGCGCTCCGCCGACGCGCCCGACGGTGTGACCGCCCAGGTGAGCACGCCATGCGTGTGATGATTGCGCGAGGGCGGATACACCACCGCTACACCATCGGCGCGACGCGCTACCAGCACGCTCAACTCTGTTTTGATGTCGAGGAACTGCTCGACCACCGCACAGCGGCCCCCAACGGCGGCCCAAGCGGAGGCCCCCTCGGAGGCTTCACGTACGCGCGCTTGCCCGCGGCCATCGTAACCGCCGTGCGCTGACTTTACGATCGACGGCCCCTGCGCGGCTATGGCACTCGCGCACTCGGCGGCGGTTACCACCGTGCGAAAGGCGCCTTGCGGAAACCCTTCGCGTGCGAGCCATTCGCGTTGCCGCGCACGATCCTGCACCACGTACACCGCGTCGGCGCCGGGGCGCAGCGGCTTGAGCGCGGCCACAGCGTCGAGCGTGGCGAGCGGAATCTGTTCAATCTCGAGCGTGACCACGTCTGCCAGTGCGGCGAGTTCCGTCGCCGCCGCGACATCACTCCACTTGGCCGTGAAGGTGCGCGTCGCCACTGGTCGGGCGGAGCAATCGGCGTCGGGGTCGAGCGTGACGAAGTCGTAGCCCATGGCGCGCGCCGCGAGCGCCGTCATGCGGCCAAGTTGCCCGCCCCCGAGACAACCGATTGTCGCGCCGGGAAGAATGGGCGCGTGGCGCGCAGTCACGGGAGCGTCTGGCCGAGCACGTCGTCGCGGCGACTCGCGCGCCACGCGCGCAGTTTGTCGCGCACCGCGCTCTGATGCGCGCCCACAATCTCCGCCGCCAGAATCGCGGCGTTGGTGGCGCCCGGCTTGCCAATGGCAAGCGTTCCGACGGGAACACCGGCGGGCATCTGCACGATACTGAGCAGCGCGTCGATGCCGTTCAACGCCGTCGCAGGAATCGGCACGCCGAGCACCGGTACGAGCGTCTTGGACGCCACCATGCCAGGCAGATGTGCAGCGCCGCCGGCAGCCGCAATAATGCAGAGTAGGCCGCGCGATTCGGCGCTGGCCGCGTACTCAAACATCCAGTCCGGGGTGCGATGCGCCGAAACGACTTTCGTTTCGTAGGGCACACCCACGAGGTCGAGGAGTTCGCAGGCCGGTACGAGGTGTTCGTAGTCGGACTTGCTCCCCATGATGATGCCTACGAGTGGAGTTGGCATCCCTAAATATGGTCGCTGGTCTGGTTGGGCGGTACGTCACCCCGGCGCTCTGTTGCGCCGCCCGACGGACGAGGGTCAGGCATCGGTGGTGGCACGCCGGCGCGAGTCGCGCCAGAGCTCCAGCACTTGAAGGGAGGTCAACGCCGGGCTGTAGCCGAAGTCTTGTTTGAGGTGCGTGTTGTCCAGCACGGGCCGGTACCGCAGAAAGTTGACCTGCTCAGGGCCGTAGGGCACGATTCCGAGCGGATGGAGGAGTGCGAGCACCCGCTCCACGAGCCACGCGGGCACGCGCCGGACTCGCTTCCCCAGCACCGCGGCAATCTCGTCGATGGTCAAAGCGCCATCGCCGGCCAAGTTGAAAATACCGGTGGCCGACGAATCGATGGCGCGAATGAGGCACCCCACGACATCGCGGTCATGAACGAAAACGAAGGGGGAGTCCGAGCCGCTGATGGCGAGCAGTCGCGGACGTTCAAATAGCGCCGTAATCTGATTGTCGACCGACTCCCCGAGGACTGTTCCCACGCGGAAGATCACCTGTTCAAGGCGCGGGTATGCGCGACGGTAGTCGAGCAGCATTTCTTCGGTGAGTCGTTTGTGCCAGGAGTAGGCAAAGCTTTTGTTGCCACGAAGCGCGTCTGACTCCACCAACCACGTTGGATTGTCATGGTGATAGCCGTAGGCAGCCCCGCTGGACGTGACGACCACGCGGCGCACGCCTGCGAAGACGCAGGCGTCCAGCACGTTGCGCGTGCCCTCGACGTCCACGGAATACGCGAAATCGCGACTGCTGCCCTTGGGCGGGGTCACGATGCCGGCCAGATGCACGACGACGTTGACCCTGTGGGTGGCAAGGACGGTTGCGAGCGCTGGACGTCGGACGTCGTGCTCAACCCACGTGGCGTGCTCCGGAAGCGCATCCGGCTGTTTCACATCGCACGCAATAACGCCAATGAGCTGACCTTTGCCGACCTGCGACGCAAGCTCCGCCACCAGTTGCTGACCGATGTATCCGGACGACCCTGTGACGAGTACCGTGGTCATGACGCGGCCTCACCGAGCGAGAGCAGTGGCCGTCGCGACCAATAGGTCGCAAGGGAGAGGCCGGCGATAATATGCCAGATCCCCCACCAGGCGGCAACGATCGCGGCGCCACCGAGTCCACCGAAGAAGGTGAAGATCAGAATCAGCCCGAGCCCTGAGTTCTGAATGCCCACCTCAAAACTCACCGCGCGACGGTCCCGCTCGGGGAGCCCGAGTGCGGCCGCGGTCCAGTATCCGGTGGTCAGCGCCATCGCATTGTGCAGGAAGACCGCGAACACCACGCGCCCCACGTATGCGGCGAAATACGTCCAGTTGCCAATGAGCGCGACCACCAGAAAAGCCGCGAAGATGGCAATCGAAAAACGCTTGAGCGGCACGCGGGCTCGTGCCGCCAACGCGGGCCAGCGCCGCGCCGCGAGTACGCCGAGCGTCAGCGGGAGACCGAGTAACACGAAAATCGTCACGAACATTTCGAGCGGATCAACCGCGACGTCGCGGAGGAGCACCCGCGTCGGCGCGTATAACGACGCCCAAAACCGGAGCACGAGCGGTGTCATCACCACCGACAACACGGTGGACGCCGAGCTGATGCTCACCGAAAGCGCCGTGTTGCCACGCGCGAGATGCACCAGAAAGTTCGAGATGTTGCCGGCCGGGCAACTCGCCACGAGCATCATCCCAAGGGCGATGCTCGGCGCCGGCCGAATGATGAGCACGAGCAAAAAGGTGAGCGCGGGAAAGACGACGTAATGTCCAGTGATCCCCACGAGCACGGGCTTTGGATCGCGGAGCACGCGCCGAAAGTCATCCGCTCGCAGTTCAAGTGCCACCCCAAACATCACGATCGCAAGGATCG
The genomic region above belongs to Gemmatimonadota bacterium and contains:
- the purK gene encoding 5-(carboxyamino)imidazole ribonucleotide synthase: MTARHAPILPGATIGCLGGGQLGRMTALAARAMGYDFVTLDPDADCSARPVATRTFTAKWSDVAAATELAALADVVTLEIEQIPLATLDAVAALKPLRPGADAVYVVQDRARQREWLAREGFPQGAFRTVVTAAECASAIAAQGPSIVKSAHGGYDGRGQARVREASEGASAWAAVGGRCAVVEQFLDIKTELSVLVARRADGVAVVYPPSRNHHTHGVLTWAVTPSGASAEREREATELAQAIAERLGIVGLLAVELFVLQDGRLLVNELAPRPHNTYHHADRANATSQFEQLVRAVCGLPLGSTELVVPGAIHNLLGDLWVDGQAPDFAAALAVRGVRVHLYGKRESRPGRKMGHLSAVGATADEALARVCEAYAALIPKAL
- the purE gene encoding 5-(carboxyamino)imidazole ribonucleotide mutase, with the translated sequence MPTPLVGIIMGSKSDYEHLVPACELLDLVGVPYETKVVSAHRTPDWMFEYAASAESRGLLCIIAAAGGAAHLPGMVASKTLVPVLGVPIPATALNGIDALLSIVQMPAGVPVGTLAIGKPGATNAAILAAEIVGAHQSAVRDKLRAWRASRRDDVLGQTLP
- a CDS encoding SDR family oxidoreductase — its product is MTTVLVTGSSGYIGQQLVAELASQVGKGQLIGVIACDVKQPDALPEHATWVEHDVRRPALATVLATHRVNVVVHLAGIVTPPKGSSRDFAYSVDVEGTRNVLDACVFAGVRRVVVTSSGAAYGYHHDNPTWLVESDALRGNKSFAYSWHKRLTEEMLLDYRRAYPRLEQVIFRVGTVLGESVDNQITALFERPRLLAISGSDSPFVFVHDRDVVGCLIRAIDSSATGIFNLAGDGALTIDEIAAVLGKRVRRVPAWLVERVLALLHPLGIVPYGPEQVNFLRYRPVLDNTHLKQDFGYSPALTSLQVLELWRDSRRRATTDA
- a CDS encoding bile acid:sodium symporter family protein, which translates into the protein MSEIDAVRLNFSPATLHLLNAILAIVMFGVALELRADDFRRVLRDPKPVLVGITGHYVVFPALTFLLVLIIRPAPSIALGMMLVASCPAGNISNFLVHLARGNTALSVSISSASTVLSVVMTPLVLRFWASLYAPTRVLLRDVAVDPLEMFVTIFVLLGLPLTLGVLAARRWPALAARARVPLKRFSIAIFAAFLVVALIGNWTYFAAYVGRVVFAVFLHNAMALTTGYWTAAALGLPERDRRAVSFEVGIQNSGLGLILIFTFFGGLGGAAIVAAWWGIWHIIAGLSLATYWSRRPLLSLGEAAS